The proteins below come from a single Corynebacterium cystitidis genomic window:
- a CDS encoding YibE/F family protein — MGRHAVKEERSPFRVGLLAGLAAALVGTLIGLVLLWPPSTPPTVAPEFSTTFALNHPQVKGTIELVDDRQCSSPSTGQAFEESPEIVRNVPGEECQRALVRITNGVNEGKRTALVSHPVPGNPTFEEGAEIRMVESTQEDGSKHYSFADYQRTPTLLMWAVVVALTVVAFAWWRGVRALLGLVVSLLVIVVFLLPALLHGGAAVPLAVIAGAAIMFMTVPLVHGMNWKSAATLGGTLIALGLAAWLADLAIRTTNLRGLGDDDNLTILLYLPDVSITGLMLCGFIIGALGGLNDVSISQASTVNELSQADPDLGPWQLFTSAMRVGQDHIASMVYTLVLTYVGAALPLLLLVTVSEASLIQVLTNDIVATELLRSAVGALGLTLAVPITTLIAAWTVRSEPAVDKPASDRR; from the coding sequence ATGGGACGCCACGCTGTCAAAGAGGAGCGCTCGCCGTTTCGTGTTGGGTTGCTTGCTGGGCTTGCGGCGGCGCTCGTTGGCACGCTCATTGGGTTGGTTCTGTTGTGGCCGCCGTCGACGCCGCCGACTGTTGCCCCTGAGTTTTCTACGACTTTTGCATTGAATCATCCACAGGTCAAGGGCACGATTGAGCTTGTCGACGACCGTCAGTGCAGCTCGCCTTCAACGGGACAAGCCTTTGAGGAATCGCCTGAAATTGTGCGTAATGTGCCGGGCGAGGAGTGCCAGCGGGCGCTGGTACGCATCACTAATGGTGTCAATGAGGGCAAACGCACCGCATTGGTCAGCCACCCGGTGCCGGGTAATCCCACGTTTGAAGAGGGCGCGGAGATCCGGATGGTGGAATCCACGCAGGAAGATGGGTCGAAGCACTATTCGTTCGCGGACTACCAGCGCACCCCGACACTGCTGATGTGGGCTGTAGTCGTTGCGCTGACGGTGGTGGCGTTCGCGTGGTGGCGTGGTGTGCGCGCTTTGCTCGGTTTGGTGGTATCGCTTCTGGTCATCGTCGTTTTCTTGTTGCCTGCTTTGCTGCACGGCGGGGCTGCGGTTCCGCTGGCGGTGATAGCCGGTGCTGCCATCATGTTTATGACGGTGCCCCTCGTGCACGGAATGAATTGGAAGTCCGCCGCAACGCTGGGTGGTACGCTGATCGCTCTGGGGCTGGCGGCGTGGCTGGCGGATCTAGCTATCCGCACCACGAACTTGCGGGGGCTTGGCGACGACGACAACCTCACCATCTTGCTTTACCTGCCCGACGTGTCGATCACGGGCTTGATGTTGTGTGGCTTCATCATTGGCGCGTTGGGCGGGCTTAACGACGTCTCCATTTCCCAGGCCTCCACCGTGAACGAACTCTCACAGGCGGACCCGGATTTGGGTCCTTGGCAGCTGTTTACGTCGGCAATGCGGGTGGGCCAGGACCATATCGCTTCGATGGTGTACACATTGGTTTTGACTTATGTTGGCGCGGCGCTTCCCTTGCTGCTGCTGGTCACGGTGTCTGAGGCGTCTCTGATTCAGGTGCTTACTAACGATATTGTTGCCACCGAGTTGCTGCGCTCTGCTGTGGGCGCTCTGGGGTTAACGTTGGCGGTGCCAATCACCACGCTGATTGCGGCGTGGACTGTGCGCTCCGAGCCAGCTGTGGACAAGCCTGCCAGTGATCGTCGTTAA
- a CDS encoding VanW family protein translates to MIIGVFAVLVAIYVADLVINKDNVPRGTAVGGVEIGGMSHEDAVSTLTRELGDKASAPVTVSAAGLSSEIIPANAGLDIDWEATVAQAGKESKNPFTRLWGIFTTQEVDVVPTVDEAALNPELDRVEHELSAEPADGALHINAGNVEIQNPVLGQTVDRAELHERVTQGWLNPNGVEVEAQEVQPVINSDVLTAAAEGPAAKATSGPLHVAGRDNVTAEIPVERIGEVVTFPNVDGRIETQVNTEAAQAIFAEQLAGTEVKMVNASYNSDGSVNPHSDGLQIDWETTMDNFPERVLGDAERTWEATYEDAPATFTTAMAESATYDEVVGEFTTSGYSPSSGHNIALTAQMVNGAVVGPGETFSLNGHTGPRGAAQGFVESGIIIDGRAGEAVGGGISQFATTLYNAYYFAGMTDITHTPHSYYISRYPAGREATIYDGAIDLVFRNDSKHPVRIEASAGGGSVTVRLMGVKTVQVESINGGRWAHTKPQPRTVSGGDCIPSGGAPGFTTSDTRIIRDLNGKEISRETQTTVYDPQPIVRCS, encoded by the coding sequence GTGATCATCGGCGTCTTCGCCGTGCTGGTGGCCATTTACGTCGCTGACCTGGTGATAAACAAGGACAACGTGCCCCGCGGAACCGCGGTAGGAGGCGTGGAAATCGGTGGCATGAGCCACGAGGACGCCGTGAGCACCCTGACAAGAGAACTCGGCGATAAAGCCAGCGCACCAGTGACGGTCAGCGCTGCTGGGCTGTCCTCCGAGATTATTCCGGCCAACGCGGGCCTAGACATTGACTGGGAAGCCACGGTAGCCCAAGCAGGAAAAGAGTCGAAAAACCCATTCACCCGGCTCTGGGGCATCTTTACCACCCAGGAAGTCGACGTTGTCCCCACCGTGGACGAAGCAGCCCTCAACCCCGAGCTGGACCGAGTAGAACACGAACTCAGCGCCGAACCAGCCGACGGTGCCCTACACATCAACGCAGGCAACGTAGAGATCCAAAACCCAGTGTTGGGGCAAACGGTAGACCGAGCAGAACTCCATGAACGTGTGACCCAGGGCTGGCTCAACCCCAATGGCGTGGAGGTGGAAGCGCAGGAAGTGCAACCGGTGATCAACTCGGACGTCCTCACAGCCGCCGCTGAAGGCCCAGCCGCAAAGGCAACATCCGGCCCACTGCACGTCGCCGGGCGTGACAATGTCACCGCCGAGATCCCGGTGGAACGCATTGGTGAAGTCGTGACGTTCCCGAACGTGGACGGTCGGATCGAGACCCAGGTGAACACCGAAGCCGCCCAGGCAATCTTCGCAGAACAGCTGGCGGGCACCGAGGTAAAAATGGTCAACGCCTCCTACAATTCAGACGGCTCTGTCAACCCGCACTCCGACGGTCTCCAGATCGACTGGGAAACCACGATGGACAACTTCCCTGAGCGCGTGCTCGGTGATGCGGAGCGTACCTGGGAGGCCACCTACGAAGATGCCCCAGCAACCTTTACCACTGCCATGGCAGAGTCCGCGACCTACGACGAAGTAGTCGGCGAGTTCACCACATCCGGCTACTCCCCATCATCCGGCCACAACATTGCCTTAACCGCGCAGATGGTTAACGGCGCTGTCGTGGGCCCAGGCGAGACCTTCTCGTTGAACGGACACACCGGCCCCCGCGGGGCAGCACAGGGCTTTGTGGAAAGTGGCATCATTATTGATGGCCGCGCTGGCGAAGCAGTAGGCGGCGGCATCTCACAGTTCGCCACCACCTTGTACAACGCGTACTACTTCGCGGGCATGACCGACATCACTCACACCCCGCACTCGTACTACATCTCCCGCTACCCAGCAGGCCGCGAGGCCACCATTTATGACGGCGCCATCGACCTGGTGTTCCGCAATGACTCCAAGCACCCCGTTCGCATCGAAGCCTCCGCCGGTGGCGGCAGCGTGACCGTGCGCCTCATGGGGGTAAAAACCGTGCAAGTGGAGTCCATCAACGGTGGTCGCTGGGCGCACACCAAGCCACAGCCACGCACCGTGTCGGGCGGGGATTGCATCCCGTCTGGTGGCGCGCCGGGCTTTACCACGAGTGATACCCGCATCATCCGCGACCTCAACGGCAAGGAGATTTCACGAGAAACTCAGACCACTGTGTATGACCCGCAGCCCATCGTGCGCTGCAGCTAA
- a CDS encoding glycoside hydrolase family 3 N-terminal domain-containing protein, with protein sequence MQKRSKVALGATAWLLAGLASCSSDTPPPVESTSSSAPVASSSAHVTTPSATPTPSPTQPPPPDPREQVPQDLHAKAASLMVVGITDFDSALHALNLGVGGLIIPSWADPAIFTQQGRDIHALREIVGRPFTVAIDFEGGRVQRHTSVFGEFPAPRAMAQQTPAEVRAMAFDIGTRLRSHGVTVDYAPLLDVDIAGLDVVGDRSFSHDPQIAADYGIAFAHGLIDAGVTPTFKHFPGHGQASADTHLDSAVTPHLDELKQVDLKPYTQAIPAAPQASVMVGHMIVPGLGDGRHTPSTINPAAYELLRTGNYPGGVPFTGVAVTDDLSGMQAIASRMGTAEAVVAAIGAGADQALWSSGAKIEESIGAVVHAVETGAIPMSRIDEAAVRVQQQYIDTGLVG encoded by the coding sequence GTGCAGAAACGCTCGAAAGTAGCGCTTGGTGCCACCGCTTGGCTCCTCGCTGGCCTCGCTTCCTGCAGCTCTGACACCCCGCCCCCGGTAGAGAGCACCAGTAGTTCGGCGCCGGTGGCGTCGTCAAGCGCGCATGTGACGACGCCCAGCGCAACGCCTACACCCAGCCCAACACAACCCCCGCCGCCGGATCCGCGCGAGCAAGTGCCGCAGGACCTGCACGCCAAAGCAGCCAGCCTCATGGTGGTGGGCATCACCGATTTTGATTCAGCGTTACACGCGCTGAACCTGGGCGTGGGTGGCCTCATTATCCCGAGCTGGGCAGATCCCGCTATCTTCACCCAACAAGGGCGCGATATCCACGCGCTGCGCGAGATCGTCGGGCGCCCGTTCACCGTGGCCATCGACTTTGAAGGTGGGCGCGTGCAACGCCACACCAGCGTGTTTGGCGAATTCCCGGCGCCGCGCGCCATGGCGCAGCAGACCCCGGCAGAGGTGCGCGCCATGGCCTTCGACATCGGCACCCGCCTGCGTTCCCACGGTGTGACCGTGGATTATGCCCCGCTTCTCGACGTCGACATCGCCGGGCTTGACGTGGTAGGCGACCGCTCGTTCTCCCATGACCCGCAGATCGCCGCCGACTATGGCATTGCGTTTGCCCATGGGCTCATCGACGCAGGCGTGACCCCAACGTTTAAGCACTTTCCGGGCCACGGCCAAGCCAGTGCAGACACCCACCTCGACAGTGCGGTAACCCCGCACCTAGACGAGCTGAAGCAGGTGGACCTCAAGCCGTACACGCAGGCGATCCCGGCGGCCCCGCAGGCCAGCGTGATGGTGGGGCACATGATCGTGCCGGGGTTGGGTGACGGGCGGCACACACCGTCCACAATTAATCCGGCGGCCTACGAACTGCTGCGCACAGGTAATTACCCTGGTGGGGTGCCCTTTACCGGGGTGGCGGTGACCGATGACTTGTCCGGCATGCAGGCAATCGCCTCGCGCATGGGGACGGCTGAGGCAGTGGTGGCCGCCATCGGCGCAGGCGCAGACCAAGCACTGTGGTCCTCAGGAGCAAAGATTGAGGAATCAATCGGGGCGGTAGTGCATGCCGTAGAGACCGGGGCAATACCCATGTCGCGTATCGACGAGGCGGCCGTGCGCGTGCAGCAACAGTACATTGACACAGGGCTTGTAGGTTGA
- a CDS encoding DUF2613 domain-containing protein, giving the protein MSTSSSSLPRRTAGPVIASTVVGIALGVVGVLGIASFSGQSTVPQGNAVPADQAVLGGPEYGSRS; this is encoded by the coding sequence ATGAGCACTTCTTCCTCCTCTTTACCGCGCCGTACTGCTGGCCCTGTGATTGCTAGCACTGTTGTCGGCATTGCTTTAGGAGTGGTAGGGGTGCTGGGGATTGCAAGTTTCTCGGGACAGTCCACTGTGCCACAGGGCAATGCTGTGCCGGCTGACCAGGCTGTTCTGGGCGGGCCGGAGTACGGTTCCCGCTCGTAG
- a CDS encoding CPBP family intramembrane glutamic endopeptidase: MKKFSFLILPLIHMVVMAGSVLCIHRVLGVVYGGGHDFVVAMIAPIMVLFLAVSLYWRRNRHKFELRPSLGWSLLLIPGIPVALLGFVALARGGQSAGAFFALLLLAVGVGVVEEVIYRGVVVGAMARQFSLPAVVWGSGALFGLAHAVNIFGGQAPSQTVQQVLSTAVSGVAYAVFYLYVRRLSPLIMLHATWDFVILSRTIDDGSAWHILLTLIPILEIIAAIVIWVKFRQRLALYDDQ; the protein is encoded by the coding sequence GTGAAAAAGTTTTCTTTCCTCATTCTCCCCCTGATCCATATGGTGGTTATGGCGGGGTCCGTCCTCTGTATCCACCGCGTACTCGGCGTGGTTTATGGCGGGGGCCATGATTTTGTTGTGGCGATGATCGCCCCGATCATGGTGCTGTTCCTCGCCGTCTCGTTGTATTGGCGGCGGAACCGGCACAAGTTTGAATTAAGGCCATCCTTGGGATGGTCACTTTTGCTCATTCCCGGTATCCCCGTTGCTCTCCTTGGTTTTGTCGCACTGGCCCGCGGAGGTCAAAGCGCCGGAGCTTTCTTTGCTCTTTTGCTGCTTGCGGTGGGCGTTGGGGTGGTCGAGGAAGTTATTTACCGCGGTGTGGTTGTCGGTGCGATGGCACGCCAGTTCAGCCTGCCTGCAGTTGTGTGGGGTAGTGGAGCGCTATTCGGGCTTGCTCATGCCGTCAATATTTTCGGGGGCCAAGCCCCGAGCCAAACCGTGCAGCAGGTTCTGTCTACTGCCGTTTCCGGGGTAGCTTATGCTGTCTTTTACTTATACGTGCGGCGGCTGTCTCCGCTGATCATGCTTCACGCAACGTGGGATTTCGTTATTCTTTCCCGAACAATCGATGATGGCAGTGCGTGGCACATTCTTCTAACCCTGATTCCCATTCTGGAAATCATTGCCGCAATAGTTATCTGGGTGAAATTTCGGCAGAGGCTAGCACTTTACGACGACCAGTGA
- a CDS encoding M23 family metallopeptidase, translating to MLLNTRPATGGKHRKVSPSRTKGRVALVAAVASTVSSAGVGAAAAATLSSQQDSEAPGITDVDLVNDTDALPANQAGEAEAAAPQILTINEYKPAHDLNAQLDKAVDFSNQRTAEAKAEADRIAAEIAAAEQAAAAEAEKARLEALGITTDYITGAAVVKPAQGVFTSGYGPRWGTLHAGIDIANVVGTPILAAMAGTVIDSGPAQGYGQWIRIRHDDGSMTLYGHMETLNVSVGERVVAGQQIAGMGNRGFSTGPHLHFEYHPTGNGAVDPVPWFAANGITI from the coding sequence ATGCTACTAAACACACGGCCTGCCACCGGAGGCAAGCACCGTAAGGTCTCCCCCTCCCGTACCAAGGGTCGCGTCGCATTAGTTGCTGCAGTAGCATCCACGGTGTCGTCGGCGGGCGTTGGGGCCGCGGCAGCAGCCACCCTCTCTAGCCAGCAGGATTCCGAAGCACCAGGAATTACTGACGTTGACCTTGTTAATGACACCGACGCATTACCTGCCAACCAAGCTGGGGAGGCAGAGGCCGCTGCCCCGCAGATCCTCACTATTAATGAGTACAAGCCTGCCCATGACCTCAACGCTCAGTTGGATAAGGCTGTTGACTTCAGCAACCAACGTACCGCTGAAGCCAAGGCGGAGGCTGACCGCATTGCGGCAGAGATCGCGGCCGCCGAGCAGGCTGCGGCAGCGGAAGCAGAGAAGGCTCGCCTTGAGGCTCTTGGCATCACTACCGACTACATCACCGGTGCCGCAGTGGTTAAGCCCGCCCAGGGCGTATTCACCTCCGGTTACGGCCCGCGCTGGGGTACTCTGCACGCCGGTATCGACATTGCGAATGTTGTGGGCACGCCCATCCTCGCGGCAATGGCCGGCACCGTGATCGATTCTGGCCCAGCACAGGGCTACGGCCAGTGGATTCGCATCCGACACGACGACGGCTCCATGACTTTGTATGGACACATGGAAACCCTCAATGTCAGTGTGGGCGAGCGCGTTGTCGCCGGCCAGCAGATTGCGGGCATGGGCAACCGCGGTTTCTCTACCGGCCCCCACCTGCACTTTGAGTACCATCCGACCGGCAACGGCGCGGTGGACCCAGTGCCATGGTTCGCGGCCAACGGCATCACCATCTAG
- a CDS encoding pyridoxal phosphate-dependent aminotransferase, giving the protein MVDAHTEDTEHTDTSFKDPGTPARRQARRVFGEAKKLQGVAYDIRGEVTAEAERMELDGHTILKLNTGNPAAFGFDAPDVIMRDMIAALPTSQGYSTSKGIIPARRAVVTRYELIDDFPRFDVDDVYLGNGVSELISMVTQALLNDGDEVLIPAPDYPLWTASVSLSGGTPVHYLCDEEDGWNPSLEDIRSKITPHTKAIVVINPNNPTGAVYSREVLEGIADIAREFDLMILADEIYDRILYDDAEHVSMAEVAPDVITVTFNGLSKAYRVAGYRAGWAVITGPKRYAKGFIEGLELLAGTRLCANVPGQHAIQVALGGHQSIYELTGAGGRLLKQRNIAVEKLREIPGVSVVEPMGALYCFPRLDPEVHEIHDDQKLALDLLRAEKILLVQGTGFNMPDQQHFRLVTLPWASQLENAIERMGNFLASYHQ; this is encoded by the coding sequence ATGGTTGATGCGCACACAGAGGACACAGAGCACACAGATACGTCCTTTAAGGACCCCGGCACCCCTGCTCGTCGTCAAGCGCGACGCGTATTCGGCGAAGCGAAAAAGCTCCAAGGCGTGGCCTACGATATCCGTGGCGAAGTCACCGCCGAGGCCGAGCGCATGGAGTTGGACGGGCACACCATCCTGAAGCTGAACACGGGCAACCCGGCGGCTTTTGGCTTTGATGCACCGGATGTGATCATGCGCGATATGATCGCAGCGCTGCCCACCTCCCAGGGCTACTCCACGTCGAAGGGCATCATCCCGGCGCGGCGGGCTGTGGTGACGCGTTATGAGCTGATCGACGATTTCCCCCGCTTCGATGTGGATGACGTGTACCTGGGAAATGGTGTTTCGGAGCTGATCTCCATGGTCACCCAGGCGCTGCTTAATGACGGCGATGAGGTCCTTATCCCGGCGCCGGATTATCCGCTGTGGACGGCGTCGGTGTCCCTGTCTGGTGGCACGCCGGTGCACTACCTCTGTGACGAGGAGGACGGCTGGAACCCGTCGCTGGAGGATATCCGGTCTAAGATCACCCCGCACACCAAGGCGATTGTGGTGATAAACCCCAATAACCCCACGGGTGCTGTGTACTCGCGCGAGGTGCTTGAGGGCATTGCAGACATTGCCCGCGAATTCGACTTGATGATTCTTGCCGACGAGATCTATGACCGTATTCTTTACGACGACGCTGAGCACGTCTCCATGGCTGAGGTCGCACCTGATGTGATCACCGTGACGTTTAACGGGTTGTCCAAGGCGTACCGGGTGGCAGGCTACCGCGCTGGCTGGGCTGTGATTACGGGCCCGAAGCGTTACGCGAAAGGTTTCATTGAGGGCCTAGAGCTGCTAGCCGGAACACGTTTGTGTGCGAATGTACCTGGCCAGCATGCGATCCAGGTGGCGTTGGGTGGACATCAGTCTATCTATGAGCTCACCGGCGCGGGTGGCCGGCTGCTGAAGCAGCGCAATATCGCGGTGGAGAAGCTGCGCGAGATCCCCGGAGTGTCTGTGGTGGAGCCGATGGGTGCGCTGTACTGCTTCCCGCGCCTGGACCCGGAGGTGCATGAGATCCACGATGACCAGAAGCTGGCGCTTGACTTGCTGCGCGCCGAAAAGATCTTGTTGGTGCAGGGCACGGGTTTTAATATGCCAGATCAGCAGCATTTTCGCCTGGTCACGTTGCCGTGGGCGTCCCAGTTGGAAAATGCGATTGAGCGCATGGGTAACTTCCTAGCGAGTTATCACCAATAA
- a CDS encoding DUF981 family protein, producing the protein MLMQGITYNTTMGLIVGIIMILVPIFMQSAATRTGRSVSGFGWAFVFLGAFLGITGMHMTLTWPLEQIEGAFCCAVDNVTFGEPAAFYGILTFIAGVAIIRAEEKADQGLRALDLVATLRPILYVAAIGGLGLILFGIAGLHFGQWRPPEIEPVARLLSGSLIEPLMVFSMYVGTGAAAMLAPFALTSKKVNRVFTVLIWFFGMMWIVLGLTLFYGHVGFFPYAYNQPEQYPDVLVFPWE; encoded by the coding sequence ATGTTGATGCAAGGCATTACTTACAACACCACTATGGGCCTGATCGTGGGCATCATCATGATCCTGGTGCCTATCTTTATGCAGTCCGCCGCCACCCGCACGGGCCGCTCCGTTTCAGGCTTCGGCTGGGCATTCGTCTTCCTGGGAGCGTTCCTTGGCATTACGGGTATGCATATGACGCTCACGTGGCCGCTGGAGCAGATCGAGGGCGCATTCTGCTGCGCTGTCGATAACGTGACTTTTGGTGAGCCGGCAGCGTTCTACGGCATCCTCACCTTTATCGCTGGCGTGGCCATCATCCGCGCCGAGGAGAAGGCGGATCAGGGCCTACGCGCACTCGATCTTGTGGCTACCCTGCGCCCGATCCTGTACGTGGCTGCGATCGGTGGTCTTGGCTTGATCCTGTTTGGTATCGCTGGTCTGCACTTCGGCCAGTGGCGTCCGCCAGAGATTGAGCCCGTGGCTCGGCTTCTTTCGGGTAGTCTTATCGAGCCGCTGATGGTGTTTTCCATGTATGTGGGCACCGGCGCAGCAGCCATGTTGGCACCGTTTGCGCTTACCAGCAAGAAGGTTAACCGGGTCTTTACCGTGTTGATCTGGTTCTTCGGCATGATGTGGATCGTGCTTGGCCTGACCCTGTTCTACGGCCATGTGGGTTTCTTCCCGTACGCCTACAATCAGCCTGAGCAGTACCCAGACGTGCTCGTGTTCCCCTGGGAGTAA
- the dcd gene encoding dCTP deaminase yields the protein MILSDHDIRDAIDSGRLSIEPYDATLVQPSSVDVRLDKYFRVFNNSRYTHIDPKREMDDLTTLVEVPNDEAFVLHPGEFVLGATLEKFSLPADLAGRLEGKSSLGRLGLLTHSTAGFIDPGFSGYITLELSNVANLPIVLYPGMKVGQLALFKMSSPAEAPYGTGTLGSKYQGQRGPTPSKYYLNFRD from the coding sequence GTGATTCTTTCTGACCATGACATCCGCGATGCCATCGACTCCGGCCGCCTCAGCATCGAACCGTACGATGCCACCTTGGTCCAACCTTCCAGCGTGGATGTGCGGTTAGACAAGTACTTCCGCGTGTTCAACAATTCCCGCTACACGCACATTGACCCAAAGCGGGAGATGGATGATCTCACCACGCTAGTAGAAGTGCCTAACGACGAGGCGTTTGTGCTGCACCCCGGAGAGTTTGTTCTGGGTGCCACCCTGGAGAAGTTCAGCCTGCCTGCTGATCTGGCTGGCCGCTTAGAGGGTAAAAGCTCGCTGGGCCGTCTCGGCTTGCTCACTCACTCCACGGCAGGGTTTATTGATCCCGGCTTTAGTGGGTACATCACTCTTGAGCTGTCCAATGTGGCCAACCTGCCTATCGTGCTTTACCCGGGCATGAAGGTAGGCCAGTTGGCGCTATTTAAGATGTCGTCGCCGGCCGAAGCACCTTACGGGACAGGCACTCTCGGCTCGAAGTACCAGGGCCAGCGCGGCCCCACCCCATCGAAGTACTACCTCAACTTCCGTGACTAA
- a CDS encoding glycoside hydrolase family 15 protein yields MASTPLEQYALLSDTNTAALVSRGGSVDWLCMPRFDSQAMFARLLGNEENGHWTITVTGGKVTEWGYREDTFILETVWESDTGTARVTDFMPVGTGGVFFQNADLMRRVECLSGEVEVNVAVRARFNYGQAVPFTRYADVDGDGVEEMLAVAGPDAIYFRGPRLEHDEARGHHVNNFQLTQGESLQWVMLWAESYGEKPETPDYSQAIETTTKFWHDWISDFTVGGDYSHHVRRSLLVLRALTDSVTGGIVAAPTTSLPEEFGGERNWDYRYVWLRDSALTIEVLVQFGFNQRADEWRDWLLRAIAGDTSQLRIMYGLRGERHLPELELEHLSGYEDSRPVRIGNGAAEQFQADVVGEVMIALEMLRDSGVEEDEFTWGLQKALLEFQENNFDTPDHGLWEMRSTPGMFTHGRAMMWAGFDRAIKAVEKYGFDGPVDRWRELRDKLYDEIMTRGYNAELGYFTQRYDNTEVDASLLQLAQIGFIAYDDPKMLSTVKRIEEELLDDAGFLHRYVTGTGSDGLDGSEYPFVMCSFWLIEQYAKSGRLDDAVEKMDRVLAVGSPLGLFAEEYSPEHDRLAGNYPQAFSHLGLVRATHAVTSQR; encoded by the coding sequence ATGGCCTCAACTCCGCTGGAACAGTACGCACTTTTGTCCGACACCAACACGGCAGCACTCGTGAGCCGGGGAGGCTCCGTCGACTGGCTCTGCATGCCCCGGTTCGACTCGCAGGCGATGTTTGCCAGGCTGTTGGGCAACGAAGAAAACGGGCACTGGACCATCACCGTAACCGGCGGAAAAGTGACCGAATGGGGCTACCGCGAGGACACCTTCATCCTGGAAACCGTGTGGGAATCTGACACAGGCACCGCTCGGGTTACTGACTTCATGCCTGTAGGAACCGGCGGGGTCTTCTTCCAAAACGCGGACCTGATGCGCCGCGTCGAATGCTTAAGCGGTGAGGTCGAAGTCAACGTGGCCGTACGTGCCCGCTTCAACTATGGCCAGGCCGTGCCCTTTACCCGCTACGCAGACGTGGACGGCGACGGGGTGGAAGAAATGTTGGCCGTCGCCGGGCCTGATGCGATCTACTTCCGCGGACCCCGCCTCGAACACGACGAGGCGCGCGGCCACCACGTGAACAACTTCCAGCTCACGCAAGGTGAATCGCTGCAATGGGTCATGCTGTGGGCAGAGTCCTACGGTGAAAAACCAGAAACCCCCGACTACTCCCAAGCCATTGAAACCACCACAAAATTTTGGCACGACTGGATCAGCGACTTCACCGTGGGCGGTGACTACTCCCACCATGTGCGCCGCTCCTTGCTGGTGCTGCGGGCGCTAACAGACTCCGTGACCGGCGGCATCGTCGCAGCACCCACCACCTCACTGCCAGAAGAATTCGGTGGCGAGCGGAATTGGGACTACCGGTATGTGTGGCTGCGTGATTCTGCACTCACCATTGAGGTGCTCGTCCAGTTCGGCTTCAACCAACGCGCCGACGAGTGGCGCGACTGGCTCCTGCGCGCCATTGCCGGTGACACCAGCCAGCTACGCATCATGTACGGCCTGCGTGGCGAGCGCCATCTCCCCGAACTTGAATTAGAGCACCTGAGCGGTTATGAAGACTCCCGCCCCGTCCGCATCGGCAACGGCGCCGCTGAACAGTTTCAGGCCGACGTTGTGGGTGAAGTCATGATCGCCCTGGAAATGCTGCGCGATTCCGGTGTAGAAGAAGACGAATTTACCTGGGGGCTGCAAAAAGCCTTGCTCGAATTTCAGGAAAACAACTTTGACACCCCCGACCATGGCCTGTGGGAAATGCGCAGTACACCCGGCATGTTCACCCACGGTCGCGCCATGATGTGGGCAGGATTTGATCGCGCTATCAAAGCTGTGGAAAAGTACGGCTTCGACGGGCCTGTTGACCGGTGGCGTGAACTCCGCGACAAGCTTTACGACGAAATCATGACCCGCGGCTACAACGCAGAACTTGGCTACTTCACCCAGCGCTACGACAACACAGAAGTCGACGCCTCACTGCTCCAGCTCGCCCAGATCGGGTTCATTGCCTACGACGACCCGAAAATGCTTAGCACCGTGAAACGGATCGAGGAGGAACTTCTCGACGACGCCGGCTTCCTCCACCGCTACGTCACCGGCACCGGCTCCGACGGCCTCGACGGTTCCGAGTACCCGTTTGTGATGTGTTCTTTCTGGCTGATCGAACAGTACGCCAAGTCTGGCCGGCTCGACGATGCGGTAGAAAAGATGGACCGCGTGCTGGCTGTAGGAAGCCCCTTGGGCTTGTTCGCCGAAGAATACTCGCCGGAACATGACCGGCTGGCCGGTAACTACCCGCAAGCGTTTTCTCACCTCGGGTTGGTGCGCGCCACCCACGCCGTGACCTCGCAGCGGTGA